A portion of the Platichthys flesus chromosome 7, fPlaFle2.1, whole genome shotgun sequence genome contains these proteins:
- the wdr6 gene encoding WD repeat-containing protein 6 has translation MEAAALVAPVTAVHFIQDLFLLTGEGPVLTVYSLKPHPKASASLSVLQHYRIHGVRPRRQAAVTAQKTHGLSSTTGPNFYDLAVFGGKAVRLVRLHVGLQDGEHLHLEVFGPLMELQDWALDVHWLSGDKHSLLCVALAHNSALLLDVNTGTALVQRSCLEGCLLYTALLLVHESWADVVLVGGTVFNQLVVWRPGGGDGGGDSHSKCNPLERRLLGHSGVIFNISYLQERGWLASASDDRSVRVWGVGVLGGPGGKCGDLNPTCLRVLYGHQARVFSVRLSPGKVFSAGEDGACLVWDWAGGWKVVRTLKGHRAGGVRSLAVSEGTEEERWVATGGADGGVRLWRLQETEEKTEEAVIDKLTDLKFPSHSLPKVVCVAGEEDENESWSQSKIVVCTDRGTVYQYSNGTWENLWQGTPDFHSYCVMETVGINVKDSTAKVNLCAVGNLSGSIQVFPISHPHAGILLSGGSGKIHSLIWKEGGAGMCLLASGAGGIVYRWSVEVKLNDDQSLALNANPLLPFLLPPCGKRWLLAALCLHSRSQGALWVCGDRRGSLLLYQEGGEVEQKQGDGAQAEEGEDEDNIRDGVGKSSIVEQGNNSEVHKLQLQPLSCLFGVHGKQGVTSVCEYRGLLYSSGRDGCVRVFRVQQTPREKHEENSKHIAENPVENHEGLQLEVLRVQRACKGMEWLEKVLILQPEIPEEEEAREEGENHSKTGGEDVQAQNREREARFVIAGFHAVHFVVWDPVRQERLFEVPCGGGHRSWVLWPSHKRVWPGYGALVFIKHGAVLASRPPGEEGNWAGRTGRTGGWGLREGIHGRGVGCVCRLGMIVGSGCDIQTTASMTATERKEEERERGHWEVLVTGGEDTSLTVLAVHPNSGNVKVLSVITDHISSVRTVTAMKHAGGERAHQSQSLSTLLFSAGGRAQMQCYRLLIGWDQQRLIPSCQVIQVASHRLDEQWERKRNRHKTVKMDPETRYMSIVVVDERTDCVLLALACSDGAVRLFSVNEGEHRIDLLWETFHHQRCVLSVATCSLEDGKGNRYKLLFSAATDGKIAVWDLTDASSSKDTSINAPTPPTPCLDIPAHQSGINSLAVCAEELGLEEGGCLVTVASGGDDGQLTVSTIRVQYPEEGQTGGSRELSQISQPTFQPPNQLQLHLHGHSHIPLAHAAPITAVKLLTPGLMVSTSSDQRVCMWRVSSTGISHRETLFSHVADAAGLSVWEGQMTDSEEGDENTIFEAEEISVCGEGIEAGLETERKSTEAEEAGRFRTSDERGGEKGSQTPTDGVVKREGDGKDCCKRRKKREKTGWVLVCGQGLQLLRVPNTDTWTEGRIKIENHTVKVTLQEKLKYVEAENKNCPE, from the exons ATGGAGGCAGCAGCTCTGGTCGCTCCAGTCACAGCTGTGCACTTCATCCAGGATCTATTTCTCCTCACAG GAGAGGGTCCGGTCCTGACGGTGTACAGTCTCAAGCCTCATCCTAAAGCCTCTGCTTCACTGAGTGTGCTCCAACACTACAGAATCCATGGAGTCAGACCAAGACGTCAGGCTGCTGTAACAGCTCAGAAGACACATG GACTGAGCTCCACCACAGGGCCTAACTTCTACGACCTGGCAGTGTTTGGGGGCAAGGCTGTGAGGCTGGTGAGGCTCCATGTGGGTCTGCAGGATGGGGAGCATCTGCACCTGGAGGTCTTTGGTCCCCTCATGGAGTTGCAAGACTGGGCCCTCGATGTTCACTGGCTATCTGGGGACAAACACTCACTTCTCTGTGTGGCTTTAGCACACAATAGTGCTCTTCTCCTGGATGTCAACACAGGCACTGCCCTGGTTCAGCGCTCCTGTCTGGAGGGATGTCTGCTGTATACTGCCCTCCTCCTTGTACATGAATCTTGGGCAGATGTCGTCTTAGTAGGTGGGACTGTTTTCAACCAGCTGGTTGTCTGGAGGcctggtggaggagatggaggaggagacagtcaTTCCAAATGCAATCCATTGGAGAGACGTCTGCTGGGGCACAGTGGGGTCATCTTCAACATCTCCTACCTCCAGGAGAGGGGGTGGCTGGCTTCAGCCTCTGATGATCGCAGTGTAAGGGTGTGGGGTGTTGGTGTTTTAGGGGGCCCTGGGGGCAAATGTGGGGACCTGAATCCAACTTGTTTACGAGTCCTGTATGGACACCAGGCTAGGGTGTTCTCTGTGCGTCTCTCCCCCGGGAAGGTGTTCAGTGCTGGGGAGGACGGGGCCTGTTTAGTCTGGGATTGGGCTGGAGGTTGGAAGGTGGTTCGGACATTAAAGGGACACCGAGCAGGGGGCGTGCGTTCACTGGCAGTGAGTGAggggacagaagaagagagatgggTGGCTACAGGGGGGGCAGATGGAGGCGTGAGGTTGTGGAGGTTGCAGGAGACTGAGGAGAAGACGGAGGAAGCAGTGATAGACAAACTTACGGACCTTAAATTCCCGAGTCACAGTTTGCCTAAAGTGGTTTGTGTagcaggagaagaggatgaaaatGAAAGTTGGAGCCAGAGTAAGATTGTGGTTTGCACTGACCGAGGGACTGTCTATCAATACAGCAATGGGACGTGGGAGAATTTATGGCAAGGGACTCCTGACTTTCATTCTTACTGTGTGATGGAAACAGTCGGCATCAATGTGAAAGACTCCACAGCCAAAGTTAATTTGTGTGCGGTGGGAAACCTCAGTGGGTCCATTCAGGTCTTCCCCATCTCTCATCCTCACGCTGGGATCCTTCTCTCAGGGGGTTCAGGGAAGATCCACAGTCTCATTTggaaagagggaggagcaggCATGTGCTTGCTGGCGTCAGGTGCTGGAGGAATCGTCTATCGCTGGAGTGTAGAGGTTAAATTAAATGATGATCAATCCTTAGCTCTCAATGCcaatcctcttcttcctttccttcttcctccctgtGGCAAACGCTGGCTGTTGGCTGCATTGTGCCTTCACTCCAGGTCACAGGGGGCGCTCTGGGTTTGCGGGGACAGGAGAGGGTCCCTGCTTTTGTAtcaagaaggaggagaagttgAACAAAAGCAAGGAGATGGTGCACAAGCAGAAGAGGGTGAAGATGAGGATAACATAAGGGATGGAGTTGGAAAAAGCAGTATCGTGGAGCAGGGAAATAACAGCGAAGTGCACAAACTACAGCTGCAACCGTTAAGCTGCCTGTTTGGGGTGCATGGAAAACAGGGTGTAACATCAGTGTGTGAATACAGAGGTCTACTCTACAGCAGCGGCAGGGATGGCTGTGTGAGAGTTTTTAGAGTTCAACAAACACCACgagaaaaacatgaagaaaacagTAAACATATCGCTGAAAATCCTGTAGAGAACCACGAGGGGCTTCAGCTTGAGGTTCTGCGAGTTCAGCGGGCCTGTAAAGGTATGGAGTGGCTGGAGAAAGTTCTGATTCTCCAACCTGAAATtcccgaggaagaggaggccagagAGGAAGGTGAGAACCACTCcaagacaggaggagaagatgtaCAGGCAcaaaatagagaaagagaagcaaGGTTTGTCATCGCTGGCTTCCACGCTGTCCACTTTGTGGTGTGGGACCCGGTGAGGCAGGAGAGGCTGTTTGAGGTGCCTTGTGGTGGGGGGCATCGCTCATGGGTTCTCTGGCCTTCACACAAAAGGGTGTGGCCTGGATATGGAGCTCTGGTCTTCATCAAGCACGGGGCTGTCCTGGCTTCACGTCCTCCCGGAGAGGAAGGGAACTGGGCTGGTAGGACAGGAAGGACTGGAGGATGGGGCCTGAGAGAGGGCATCCACGGGAGGGGGGTCgggtgtgtgtgcaggctggGGATGATAGTGGGAAGTGGCTGTGACATTCAAACGACTGCAAGTATGACGGCaacagaaagaaaggaggaggagcgggagcgAGGGCATTGGGAGGTCCTGGTGACGGGAGGAGAGGACACCAGCTTAACCGTCCTCGCGGTACACCCCAACTCCGGCAACGTCAAAGTCCTCTCTGTAATTACAGACCACATCTCGAGTGTGAGGACGGTGACGGCAATGAAGCATGCAGGGGGCGAGAGGGCTCACCAGTCACAGTCTCTCTCAACCTTGCTCTTCTCAGCTGGCGGCCGGGCTCAAATGCAGTGTTACCGGCTGTTGATTGGCTGGGACCAGCAGAGATTGATCCCTTCCTGTCAGGTGATCCAGGTGGCCAGTCACCGACTGGATGAACAGTGGGAGAGGAAGCGGAACCGACATAAGACGGTTAAAATGGATCCAGAAACAAG gtacATGTCCATAGTGGTGGTGGATGAGAGGACAGACTGTGTTCTTCTGGCTCTGGCCTGCAGTGACGGAGCTGTCAG ACTGTTCTCTGTCAATGAAGGTGAACATCGGATTGATTTGTTGTGGGAGACGTTTCACCACCAGCGTTGTGTGCTCAGTGTCGCCACCTGCAGCCTGGAGGACGGAAAAGGCAACAG GTATAAGCTGCTGTTCAGTGCTGCGACAGATGGCAAAATTGCAGTTTGGGATTTGACTGACGCTTCTTCCTCAAAAGATACTTCGATCAATGCTCCAACTCCACCGACCCCCTGCCTCGATATTCCTGCCCACCAGAGCGGGATCAACTCATTGGCTGTTTGTGCAGAGGAGCTGGGACTAGAAGAGGGTGGTTGCCTGGTAACTGTTGCTAGCGGAGGGGATGATGGGCAGTTGACAGTGTCCACGATCAGGGTGCAGTACCCAGAAGAAGGGCAGACTGGGGGCAGCAGAGAGCTTTCTCAGATTTCACAACCCACGTTCCAGCCCCCGAACCAGCTTCAGCTGCATCTCCACGGTCACTCCCACATCCCACTGGCCCACGCTGCCCCTATTACCGCCGTAAAACTCCTGACCCCAGGCCTGATGGTGTCTACTTCTTCAGATCAGAGGGTTTGCATGTGGAGAGTCTCCAGTACCGGTATCAGCCACAGAGAGACGCTGTTCTCCCATGTTGCAGACGCTGCAGGACTTTCTGTGTGGGAGGGGCAGATGACGGACAGTGAGGAAggagatgaaaacacaatatttgaGGCTGAGGAGATTTCCGTTTGTGGAGAAGGGATTGAGGCAGGAttagaaacagagaggaagagcacaGAGGCTGAGGAAGCAGGGAGGTTCAGGACCAgtgatgagagaggaggggagaaaggaAGTCAAACACCCACCGACGGTGTGGTTAAGAGAGAGGGTGACGGGAAAGATTGTTgtaagagaaggaaaaagagagagaagacggGATGGGTGCTGGTCTGTGGTCAGGGCCTCCAGCTGCTCCGAGTCCCAAACACCGACACATGGACAGAGGgaagaataaaaatagaaaatcacACAGTTAAAGTGACTTTACAAGAAAAGTTAAAGTATGTGGAAGCAGAAAATAAGAATTGTCCTGAATGA
- the LOC133957033 gene encoding uncharacterized protein LOC133957033 isoform X2 gives MPGKCKFQDSWLDKHIYQDWLVKDAQDIHFARCRACCKSIKLQTMGEAALTSHAGGAGHKAAVRKLVEGNVMMMINAAGQVTGSISLTEDTKEHVTICPQRDTLDRVTGSDWSHLHHGPTNNSTSHNAELQDGKFPSAYFTAPGTSRLISQRLQMSGSETEEATHRSVKHDSAELSRLEHHQRAEALEQQQQQMKLLEWENRMKVLAWEQELVREKRRAARQKEKAFRMKKAYYKAKLKRMGEEVPPSSCSGSDEEDKRSDPTG, from the exons ATGCCTGGGAAATGCAAGTTCCAGGACTCGTGGCTCGATAAGCACATTTACCAGGACTGGCTGGTGAAAGACGCCCAGGACATCCACTTCGCCCGGTGCAGAGCCTGCTGCAAATCCATCAAGCTGCAGACCATGGGCGAGGCTGCGCTCACCAGCCACGCAGGAGGAGCTGGTCACAAAGCGGCGGTGCGCAAACTCGTGGAAG gaaatgtgatgatgatgataaacgCCGCGGGGCAGGTGACCGGCAGCATCAGTCtg ACTGAGGACACCAAGGAGCACGTGACCATCTGCCCCCAGCGGGACACGTTGGACAGAGTGACAGGCAGCGACTGGTCCCATCTGCATCACGGCCCCACAAACAACTCCACGTCCCACaatgcagagctgcaggatggGAAATTCCCCTCCGCCTACTTCACAGCACCAG GCACCTCCAGGCTCATCAGCCAGCGTCTCCAGATGTCAGGCAGTGAGACCGAGGAGGCCACCCATCGCTCGGTGAAGCACGACTCCGCGGAGCTGTCGAGGCTGGAGCACCACCAGAGGGCGGAggctctggagcagcagcagcagcagatgaagctCCTGGAGTGGGAGAACAGGATGAAGGTGCTGGCGTGGGAGCAGGAGCtggtgagggagaagaggagagcggCACGGCAGAAGGAGAAGGCCTTCAGGATGAAGAAGGCGTACTACAAGGCCAAGTTAAAAAGGATGGGAGAGGAGGTGCCGCCGTCTTCCTGCAGCGGCAGCGATGAGGAGGACAAAAGATCTGATCCGACTGGATGA
- the LOC133957033 gene encoding uncharacterized protein LOC133957033 isoform X1, with translation MPGKCKFQDSWLDKHIYQDWLVKDAQDIHFARCRACCKSIKLQTMGEAALTSHAGGAGHKAAVRKLVEAGNVMMMINAAGQVTGSISLTEDTKEHVTICPQRDTLDRVTGSDWSHLHHGPTNNSTSHNAELQDGKFPSAYFTAPGTSRLISQRLQMSGSETEEATHRSVKHDSAELSRLEHHQRAEALEQQQQQMKLLEWENRMKVLAWEQELVREKRRAARQKEKAFRMKKAYYKAKLKRMGEEVPPSSCSGSDEEDKRSDPTG, from the exons ATGCCTGGGAAATGCAAGTTCCAGGACTCGTGGCTCGATAAGCACATTTACCAGGACTGGCTGGTGAAAGACGCCCAGGACATCCACTTCGCCCGGTGCAGAGCCTGCTGCAAATCCATCAAGCTGCAGACCATGGGCGAGGCTGCGCTCACCAGCCACGCAGGAGGAGCTGGTCACAAAGCGGCGGTGCGCAAACTCGTGGAAG CAGgaaatgtgatgatgatgataaacgCCGCGGGGCAGGTGACCGGCAGCATCAGTCtg ACTGAGGACACCAAGGAGCACGTGACCATCTGCCCCCAGCGGGACACGTTGGACAGAGTGACAGGCAGCGACTGGTCCCATCTGCATCACGGCCCCACAAACAACTCCACGTCCCACaatgcagagctgcaggatggGAAATTCCCCTCCGCCTACTTCACAGCACCAG GCACCTCCAGGCTCATCAGCCAGCGTCTCCAGATGTCAGGCAGTGAGACCGAGGAGGCCACCCATCGCTCGGTGAAGCACGACTCCGCGGAGCTGTCGAGGCTGGAGCACCACCAGAGGGCGGAggctctggagcagcagcagcagcagatgaagctCCTGGAGTGGGAGAACAGGATGAAGGTGCTGGCGTGGGAGCAGGAGCtggtgagggagaagaggagagcggCACGGCAGAAGGAGAAGGCCTTCAGGATGAAGAAGGCGTACTACAAGGCCAAGTTAAAAAGGATGGGAGAGGAGGTGCCGCCGTCTTCCTGCAGCGGCAGCGATGAGGAGGACAAAAGATCTGATCCGACTGGATGA